Below is a window of Poecilia reticulata strain Guanapo linkage group LG8, Guppy_female_1.0+MT, whole genome shotgun sequence DNA.
GTATATAAGACATTTAATATACATGTTATAACAGCATATTATTACAGAAGACAAAACCTCAGTTAAGTTTGCCATGTCTCACTTTATGCAGCAATTTTATTTCCCRAGTTTGATTTGTCCATTcataagtactttttaaatttaatgataaactaaatgttatttttaccgAATTGGTAAATATATGGATTTATTATCACTTTTTTATACTTCTAAGAATGTTTAAYGGAACTAGAAARGTTTTTAAGTTTTGCctgctttcatttttctctaaTTATTYTATGCTRtatgtttatatttatatcttaMGGTTAAACTACACAACACGACAACTGACACCAAGTTTGGGCCTgattctctgtctttttttaacatctaGAAACCTTTTAGAagttgtataaaaatattttcatctgaaaaatattaactGGATCTGGTTTCACCTGTATATGGAGACTGGACATAGTTTGCTTtcttattatttataataattgtTCATACTTCTGTGTTGTCAAAGCAGACATAGAAATAGGCCAAAGAGGTAAAATATTCCCATCCggttcattttctctgtttctgattGCATCGCCATGAGGTCAGATAGTAGCGCACAGAAGTTCATCAGCACCATCACAAACTTTCAAAGCAgtatacagtatttatttttgagtttttgagttGAGTTTATTCGCTCTGAGCGTTACCTTGTTCATCTCCTCCTCCAAATTGCAGTCAGTGAGCTGAGGACCCAGCGTGGAGCCGAGCTCATGGTACCACTGTCTGTATTCAGATAAAGACACGGAGCTCGGATCCGTAACGTTGAACGAGGGCCACCAGCGGTGGCTGGATCCGTTAGAGGACGTAAGATTTAACACACCAAGATTTCTGGAAGAGGTTGAGATAAAGGAACAAATATAAGGAATGCAGGTTTTATGAGAAGACAATAAAATTGTGAAAGTGAGATTGAAACATTACSCTTAGGTATACATACTCAGCAACGCAATGTAGGGCGATGGTTTTGGCCCGGAAACCCAGCACCACGAAAACCACCAGTGAGGCCAGCACAGATGTCATAAAGTTGATGCCAGAGACCATCAGGGCATCCCTGTGGCAGTTGTTGTGGACCGGATTGTAGGAGGAATACGCGATAACGGAGCCATAGCCCAGACCCAATGCGAAAAACACCTGTGTAGCCGCCTGGCGCCACACCTGTACGTTCCCCCAAATCTCAAGCTGTGAAATATCACAGAAGATCTCATTGAGAAAAACTGCCCTCTTTKATTTGTTAATAGAGATTTTCCAGAACTAAACATCTCTGGCCTGCTTACTTTGGGATAAAACATATATGTGATTCCATCTATGGCTCCATCCAACAACATCCCTCTGATGAGGAAAATGAAGAGCACCACATAGGGAAAAACTGAGGAGAAGTACATCACCTAAGGTGAGAAGACACATAGAAAGATTTATTTCCAAGAATATTACTTTTCTCTCAAAGCATCCAGATTTAACCAACCAGTGCTCACAATGAAAATATGTCCCTGAAGGTTTTACAGTTCCTTAAAACACTTAGTGATGATGTAAGGATTGTTGAGGTTGGTTTTCTCTCACCCTCGCAGACGACTTGATGCCCTTGATCATAGCCAGTGATACGATCGCCCAAGCAGCCAGTAAGCATCCCGTCATGATGGGGTTAAACTCTCCAGATTCCTCTATCGAATTGGTGATGTTCAGCGCTTTCCTGAACCAGAAATACTGCGTTGGAGAGCTACTCGCACATTCCTTTACTGTTCATTGAAGACAGACAACAGTTTAGATGCTTACATGACATGTTTGATTAAACGTCTCTGTTAAGCTCATACCTGTTTCATTGGTGCCTGCATCAATCGGGCACTGTTCCCACGGCAAAGGATACTGGAAGGAATTTCCCAAGTAGAAAAGACTCCATGCAATGATGACATTATAGTAAAGAgctacataaaaacaaacctgaggaagaagaaaaatggctTAAATTATGACTGTGAACTTGAGCATGATTAATACACTGTGGAAAAAGTCTGCTAGACTGTAAGGAAGAAAGTGGTCCTAAAAGGGCTTTTCACgattttcaaacaaaagttaatttaaaatctttctttAGATTTTGACTGTTGTTTTAGTAACTCAACATTTGGTATCAGATGCATTTATGAAAATGCTCTGTTATGCATGTTTAAGTGCTGTAGCAATCATTCAGGTGCAACATAAGAGATAAAGCAACGTTTCAAATCAACTCGGCAAAGAACCAAACATTTTGTACCTTCATCCCAGCAGTATACCACAGACGTGATCTATTTAATTAAGTCTATCAAAGTATCAGAGAAAACAGTGTTTgcacatgtaaataaatattcccAAGCAGGTATTAAAACTTCAAGAGgttaactaaaaataataatttatctgtcatgtataattttctaccttgacttttttttataattactgcattttttggactataagccgctacttttccCTCACGCTTYGAACCAAGCGGCTTGTAGcgcggtgcggcttttctgtggatttttcttcaaccaccagggggctctgtagtgaatcattggaagtcaaaattggaaatcaaatgAGAAagtgctcatttttatttagaacaagcacaagCTAGCAGCAGACACGAcgaataaatgttttcaaactcataccccctcatcatggaaacaacacaaagaagctCATATGATGTTGCTTTTAAGATGAAGGCTAAAGATCTGGTAGGAATGAAATAGCTCGGCGTGAACGAATCTATGGTTCCGCATTGGAGAMGTCCTTGCTGCTGGAGATACCAGCGGCTGGAAAAAACTGCCgctggaaaaaactgaaaaaaacgtttccagttttttcttttctttttttttaactttgtagaTGCGCCTTACAGTGAGGtacgctctatagtccggaaaatacggtacccaTTGCCTTTAAAGGTATACGCTGCACCAAAGTTAGTACTGTTAGTCACAAAGAGGCGAGAGATCTTCATTCCTGTTGTGAAGGCAGCAAAACAATCTTTTATCCTAATTTTAGCTATaaacaaatgaactgaaacGAGACTGAAATATGTACAAACACAGTGATCAACGAGTCCAatcaaaaaagaataaatgtgcaCTAGCCAAGCACTTCCCTGAGCTGCTGTACTGCTGGACATTTTGCCAGTGAGGTTCTGTCCTCCTTGCTGGTAGAAAGTGAATGACTTTATGTCTCCAGCGCTGTGTGGGGGGTCATGTGTCTCTAAAGGCTGTTCTCCTGGAGCCAGACACTCCTGAAGTAATGTTAGAAAAGGTCAGCGAYGTGAACAAATAGACGGATAAGTGGGAAAGTTTTACGCCGTGTGTTTACGAGTCTATGAACTGAACTAATGAGTGACTTTGATGTTAAGGTAAATGGTGCAGAGAATTAGttgtttcatttaaatccaTTCAAAGCAAAGCAGttcctgcagaaaaatgtcaacGTTTTACATGTACATTCATTAACTAGAACAGACCTTTTTTAATTgtagaatttttaattttaaaaacgctgtgaattaaactaaaatgtcttgtcaaaaataaacaccatgTTGTGACCATCAAtcagttttcatcaccagtcTGAGCAAAGCAGATCCATTCCTCACGCTCTGTTGTGACATGTTTGATGATTTTCTTGAATATCTGAGGTCAAACTATAAAATCTAAATGAGATCAAGATTCAGGCTTTGATTTTGACCAGAACTTTACATTCCTTGACTCCCAGTTTGTYCTTGGTGGGCTTATTGGTATGTTTTGGGTCATGGTCCTCCTGTAGGATCCAGTTCTGcttcatattttaacagttagCCTAATATTTTCCTCAATATTTGACACACACTGTGGAGGTAACCAGGTCCTGCTGCAACAAAGCATCCCAAACYATGACACTTCCACCTMCATGTTTGCACGTCATTGTTTCCAAATCCATATATACAACATTACAGGAACAATAATTAAATAGGGGAACCTTAATATCATTGAGaagcaattaaaatatttctgtgttgAGACACATAGCAAATATAATCTACTGGATTGAAAATGGGGTAAAAAGCAAATGAATCAATGTAATTGATTTCTATTTTWaaaaaaattatattgtaaAAATTGTACATACTACTATCTATTCTCTTTGGGCTGTGAGGTTGCCTTGTCTTGTCTACAGAGAAAAGTGTTACACAACAGTCTGACAGCAAAACGCAACAGAGATTTGCTCTGCTCTCAAGTTACAGCATGAAATGAAATCACTACCAACTCTAAGTACATACACACTACCTCTACTGATCAAAAGAGAGTTAGTTCAAAGACCGTGGGACAAAAGAAACACTAGAGGTTAATcagcagaaaacacaggaatctgcagattatttaatcAGACCAATCTCAGCCCTTCCCTTTAAATATTACTATTACCGATTAATAATCCTTTAACTAACACATGCAAACAGCAAGTACAGTAAGCAGAATTTTCCAGCTACCACATGACTTTTACATGCCTCAACCTAATGGAGCAACACTCACCACACAGCTGGAGTAGCCGATCCCCACCAGCTTCGGGGAGATGTGCTTCCATACGCCAATGCTTCCCTGTCGAATACTCTGGCCAGCTGCCAGCTCCATAAAAAACAGGGGGACTCCCACaatcagtaaaagaaaaacatacaaaatcaTGAAGGCCCctggaagaaatgaaagaagaaagatGAAACGACCGTTTCCTTTGCATGTAACAGCAAgactaaatgtcaaaatatctTAAAGGTTTGCTATGTTTAACTCCAGAGTACTTTCTACATTGAAAGACCTTTACCTCCTCCATTTTGGTGGCAAAGGTATGGAAACCTCCAGACGTTCCCCAAGCCCACGCTGAAGCCGACCTGAGCCAACACATACTGGATTTTAGAATCCCAGGCTGGTCGATCTTCGTCATTTGGCTCTGTTGGGTCAGGACTGGTTGCAAGCTGGACCTCAGACTGGCCCTCTCCCAGCCAGGCTCTCTCCTCACTGGAATCCAGAGCGGGCTTCTCCATCtaaccaaaaacaaagaaagcagagTGATAAATCTGAAGGATATCAGTCCAGTTTAGGTAAAATACAACACCCTCCACATGTAATGGGATTCCAGGCAAAGATGTctaaaaagtcttgaaataaTTTAGTCTGATCTGATCTTGATGTCCAAAGATCTTGACTTATCTTAGTAAAGATCTCCAAAGTTACTCGGAAATTAATCAGATCCATTCACTGTAAAGAAACACATCATCAGATGTGCTTGTGCCAACTAGTCCAAACCTGATCAACCTGGTAAATTTAGCTCAAGATAACGTCGATGGCTCTTGGTGTCAAAGTCCACGACCCCAAACGTACAGCTCATGTTTGACTTGCGTGGGAAGCgtgtcaggaaaatgtttgaacCCTCCAAAAACAATATTGGAGTTTGTCAGTGAACCTATAGAGGASGACTTTCTGAAACTTTGTGTTCCTGGAGAGCTCAGTTTAAGGTGCAGCTGCTTGAGGcggcaaaaaaataataatacagagAGAAGAAACATCTTAACCTTGAAGACCGAAATGCTTTTGAATATCAACTTAATGTGCAAGAAtagaaaaattaattttgctCGGTCAGATTTTCTCTGACACAACATGTATCACAAGGTTCATGTATCACATGATTGATAATAAACATCTACCTTTTAATTATCGTTTTGTATACTGTACACAGGGTGCCTCTTTGCCAGGTCTCcttgaaaaatagattttatctAAAGGGACTTCATGGtcaaataatgattaaataaaaaatttattaaatgtcaaacttgaaatatttaaatatgccaAATATTAAAGCCTTTTTGTTCCTCATTGATCAAAACCTGATTTCACTTTGGAGGCAAAAGTTATTAGAAAAATTCTGAGTGTGGTTTAATCTATTTTACTCCAAATACATGCAACACCACTGGCATAtgtaagttttattaaaaatatgtttttcttttacatatttgttaaaactatcactatgTCGTGACAGCATAATATGAGACAggtaatctgaaaaaaataaataaatcaagctcTTCTGCCTTCTCTTATGGTTCTGCAGTTACCTGAACAAATTCACTGCTCTgttaaaaacagccaatcacaaTCAGGGGGAGGGGTtaagcgctgtcaatcattctttATCGTTTTTTATCAAACCACACTACTGAAATGTAGTCAAAAAACCTATAACCTGAAATTTAGTAGATTTAAACTAGAGACAGGCCCAAGCCTCAAAGTCAGCTTTAAAGCctaattaaatgtaaagaataTCACATGCAGCAGCTCACTTATGAGTGGCTGAATCTCCCTGCTCAACGTCCGCAGCTCCAGTCAGCTCAGATGAGCCGGCCTGGTCCACAACGGATTAACACGACTCAAGCCGTCTTCGGGATTTCTGAGAAAGATGGTTGACAAGCCCCCTTTGTCGGTATCAACAAGTCAGAATGGAAAATTACAAGAGGCGTCTGACCCAGAAAGCCTGTTGAAGACACACAGCCAGATAGGGCAGGTGtgttcagaaataaatacacacaggcAGAGGAGAGCGAGACCGTGACAAAAATATGCGAGTAGAGAGGAGGGGACGCGAGGCTAAGAGCAGCCATTCACTGAGtgggagcaggaggagaaagTCTGTTGGGAGGTGTTGGCTTTGCATTGGTTGGGACTGTGGGTGGTGCTGAGGTGCACGAGAAGGCCATGAAGTAGGAGAAGCTGGGCAAAACGGGGAAGAAAAGCTGTGGTTGATTAATATCGAAACTTAAAACTCATAAGGCTGGGACCTAAAAATTAAGGTTCAAGATGTAATTCTATTCAAGTTACAAGGTTTACCTCTTGTAGTTCCCATAGTTAGTTACAttggagtaaaataaaatatgtaatgcaTATGTAATAGTTTAGTAATGCACTAAACTAAAAACTGAGATAAGGTGTTATTTGAAGTAGGAGTGCACCGATTTATCGTTGTCGATTTCTTTAATTCTGGGAGATTGGCGATCGGCCGGTTTTAACATATGAAGCCAATCTTATCCACCAATTGTATCTAGCTTGGCAAAGGTCTAagaatcaaccactgtcctcttttgctctccaGTGACAAAGGTTTGgctgacagaccggcccaccaaGTTATGACTGGACATTTATCATTAACAATAGTGatcccactgttgccaactcaacaactttcttgctagattgagcaacatttcagacaaaaaaaatgtaacattggAATCAGCAGGTTAAAATTGGTAATCGGTGATCGGTCAGAATattgcaatcggtgcagcctCTAATTTGAATCAGTACTCATGTTTTTATCATTCTTAAGTTTTCATACAGATGTTCAAAAATACTAATTTGTGATTATGATAGCAAAAAGTAATTCAGACTGACTGGTaagtgaaaaatataaaaaagcaaagtgttGATCTAAGTTAACAAATGATGATGATATACCTGGTTCAGTTTCACAACTAAACGTCCAGTTGGAACTCAACAAACATCTAAACCTGCAATCCTAGACCAGGACTGTAATGCAAAACAACTAgagcatattttgttttttatcttttctataCTTGGCTAACCCTAAATTACACTTTTCCCATGGGTCTGTTTCCCCCTGCACACCCACCCATCCCACACCCACAGTCACACAAGCTTTCAAAAAGAGAGCTGCTATATTTCTGTCTCTGGTCAAGTGGGAGCTTTCTGTGGGTGTAGGTAGAAAACCACAACCCTGAGCCTAATCCATCCTGCAGAACTAAAGCTGTAAAAACTTTCCTATCAGCAGACACTGGACTATTTTGGGACGGTTCTCTTAAGCATCAATATGACAATGTCAAGAAAAGCAGCTTTATGAATGTTAGATCTCTGTCCCGATGACCCACACTTTCCTAAATTTACACAGTAAGTAATCATGTACTTTACAAAGAACAAAGTCTCTCAGGGGAACCTATACGcataaatattctttaaatcaaaaacatctgGCTGTTTTTGATTGTCTTTTCATGGTAGAAATAGCTGTAGCAGGGAAATATCCAGGTCTTCTATAAACCCCTTGATATGCAGCTCCTGCAAGAACACTTCCtaacttttgaactttttcatgttttgccatGTTGcgaccacaaacttcaatgtactCTTGCAAATATTTGGAAAGATTGAGCATCCCATGGAGCGTACTTGTAAAATGATAcatgtctttcatttttttaaccaatcaAAATCTTAAAAGCACAGTGTGTCTTTGAATACAGCTCTATTGAGTCAGCGCTTTGTAGAACATTTTACTACAATTACAGCATGTCTTTTGAGGTCTCTACTGTTTCATTGTAACTCTTGCTGTATGTTAGTGTTGCTGGAAAGTGAACCTCCACCGTGTTTAGGTAGACAATAATGTCTTTCCCACAACTTTCTCCCTTATTTGTTCTCTATGTTCGTTGGTCTTcaagctgctgtttgttcactaatgttttctaCAAATCCCCTCAAGTCTCCACAAAACATCTGTATTTataatgagattaaattacacacataaGTGTCCTCTATTTAACAACCAGGGACTTCTGGAGGCTCTCTGAGCTGGCATTTTCAAACCTGTTAAAAATGATGTATTCCTTTATTTGTGTTGatctttaat
It encodes the following:
- the slc6a16a gene encoding sodium-dependent neutral amino acid transporter B(0)AT2 isoform X1, with translation MMEKPALDSSEERAWLGEGQSEVQLATSPDPTEPNDEDRPAWDSKIQYVLAQVGFSVGLGNVWRFPYLCHQNGGGAFMILYVFLLLIVGVPLFFMELAAGQSIRQGSIGVWKHISPKLVGIGYSSCVVCFYVALYYNVIIAWSLFYLGNSFQYPLPWEQCPIDAGTNETVKECASSSPTQYFWFRKALNITNSIEESGEFNPIMTGCLLAAWAIVSLAMIKGIKSSARVMYFSSVFPYVVLFIFLIRGMLLDGAIDGITYMFYPKLEIWGNVQVWRQAATQVFFALGLGYGSVIAYSSYNPVHNNCHRDALMVSGINFMTSVLASLVVFVVLGFRAKTIALHCVAENLGVLNLTSSNGSSHRWWPSFNVTDPSSVSLSEYRQWYHELGSTLGPQLTDCNLEEEMNKGVEGTGLAFIAFTEVMALFPASPFWSTLFFLMLLNLGLSTMFGTMQGILTPLMDNFKLLGRHRTLLTVFSCALGFIIGLLFTQRSGNYFVTMFDDYSATLPLVIVVIFETTSVAWVYGTDRFLDDIELMLKWRPPVVYKYLWKYVCLLAMVGLLAASLLRMVFKGPTYTAWNQTAASEMTLAYPGWALAMIVMLIVFASLPVPIGYIHSVLKSRSALDIPHQEGPGPEVHRELYTKCNSTDQLDSNSHPAPCEEDGVRPRTSFLPVGNEQYQLLRQQEEEEGEEEEEEEDTGV
- the slc6a16a gene encoding sodium-dependent neutral amino acid transporter B(0)AT2 isoform X2, giving the protein MEKPALDSSEERAWLGEGQSEVQLATSPDPTEPNDEDRPAWDSKIQYVLAQVGFSVGLGNVWRFPYLCHQNGGGAFMILYVFLLLIVGVPLFFMELAAGQSIRQGSIGVWKHISPKLVGIGYSSCVVCFYVALYYNVIIAWSLFYLGNSFQYPLPWEQCPIDAGTNETVKECASSSPTQYFWFRKALNITNSIEESGEFNPIMTGCLLAAWAIVSLAMIKGIKSSARVMYFSSVFPYVVLFIFLIRGMLLDGAIDGITYMFYPKLEIWGNVQVWRQAATQVFFALGLGYGSVIAYSSYNPVHNNCHRDALMVSGINFMTSVLASLVVFVVLGFRAKTIALHCVAENLGVLNLTSSNGSSHRWWPSFNVTDPSSVSLSEYRQWYHELGSTLGPQLTDCNLEEEMNKGVEGTGLAFIAFTEVMALFPASPFWSTLFFLMLLNLGLSTMFGTMQGILTPLMDNFKLLGRHRTLLTVFSCALGFIIGLLFTQRSGNYFVTMFDDYSATLPLVIVVIFETTSVAWVYGTDRFLDDIELMLKWRPPVVYKYLWKYVCLLAMVGLLAASLLRMVFKGPTYTAWNQTAASEMTLAYPGWALAMIVMLIVFASLPVPIGYIHSVLKSRSALDIPHQEGPGPEVHRELYTKCNSTDQLDSNSHPAPCEEDGVRPRTSFLPVGNEQYQLLRQQEEEEGEEEEEEEDTGV